A segment of the Sanyastnella coralliicola genome:
TTCAGGACCACAGTCTTGTTGTCCGATGAGGGTTTGATCGATGCAGCCTCCACAAGTCATTTGGCAGTCTTCGATGTCGTCAAATGCATAAATTGAATAGTCTGTTTCTCCAACGACCCAGCTGCAACCTGAAATGTAAGAACAGCTCCCATTCAATAGAGCTACGCCAAGTACCGCTTCACAAGGACCGAAGTCAATACCGTACACATCGAAGCAATCAGAGTCAAGGCAAGAACCGCATTCACTCATGTCTTCAAAGAAATATGGGGAATAGTCAAATCCGTTCACCACCCAATCACATCCAGAAAGTTCGGTGCACTCACCATTGACAATGGCGATACCTAAAGGGAAGTCACAGTCGCCGAAGTCTACGCCGCCAAGATCAATGCAATCAGTTTCTAAACATGCTTGGCAGTCTTCGATGTTTTGGTAGAAGTAAGGACTGTAATCCACACCGCCTACTTCCCAACCACAGCCAGAAACCGACATACATTGTCCGTTTACCAACGCGATTCCCATTGCCATATCACAAAGACCGAAATCGACGCCTCCGACGTCAAAACAATCGTCTTCAAGGCAAGCTTCGCATGATTCGAAATCTTCAAAAGCGTATGGACTGTAATCAACTCCACCCACTTCCCAGCCGCAGCCAGAAACGAAGGTACATTCACCATTGACCAGGCCAATTCCCATGGCCATTTCGCAATCGCCAAAATCAACATCACCTAGGTCTTCGCAGTTTTGAGCTGACGCGGAAAGCGTGAATACGCCCGCGATGAGAAGAGAGAGAATAGTTCGCATGTTCAGATCGTTTAAGTGTTACTCAAAAGATGCAAAAACCTCTCCAGAAGTTGCTTACAGATCGCGACGATTAATGATCCAACGATTCATGAGAATTAAGATGATAATCCAAGCAAGTGAGATCGCCATATCCTCCCAACGGATGTATGTAAACGTCTGGGAAAGCGCGTATTTATTGAATGGACTATGGATGAGCACCTTCGTGGCTGCATTCGGAAGAATACTAGCTAGGAATGGAAGTCCTGCAGCATATTCGATCAATGCCGCACCGAATTGTTCGATCCATCCATAGAAAATCAAGACCACTACCCCGATTCCTGTTCTGCGAATAAGTAGTGCCACCAACATGGCAAAAAGGAAGTCATGGACTAGGTGCAAGAAATAGGCGCCAATGAACTCTACATTCATGAACATCGAATGTGTATCTGTCACCGGAGAGTACATCAATCCAAAGATCAAACACAGTAGGAATACCACGATTGACACCACGGCCGCGAGGGATAAGATCAGCAAGAACTTTCCTTTGAAAAATTCGCCACGACTCATACCGTCTATGACGTTCTGTCTAGCTGTTTGCAAGCTGAATTCCTGTGCTACATTGATCACGATCAAACTCGAAAGCAAGACCGTGAAGTACTGATACAGGAAGGTGAAGTTCTGCCATATATCGGCGAAGTCGTAGAAGGGAATAATGTCCTTCAACGGACTTTCTTCCGGCATGATGTTATTCGTAATCCAGCTTCCCAGTGCGTAGGTTCCGATTGGAATGCCCACCAAAATGACGAAGAAGAGGACCAAAAGAATCCAGAAGTATCGTGCAGGCTTGAGCTTTAGGAGCTCTATGGAGAGTAGTCTGA
Coding sequences within it:
- a CDS encoding T9SS type A sorting domain-containing protein codes for the protein MRTILSLLIAGVFTLSASAQNCEDLGDVDFGDCEMAMGIGLVNGECTFVSGCGWEVGGVDYSPYAFEDFESCEACLEDDCFDVGGVDFGLCDMAMGIALVNGQCMSVSGCGWEVGGVDYSPYFYQNIEDCQACLETDCIDLGGVDFGDCDFPLGIAIVNGECTELSGCDWVVNGFDYSPYFFEDMSECGSCLDSDCFDVYGIDFGPCEAVLGVALLNGSCSYISGCSWVVGETDYSIYAFDDIEDCQMTCGGCIDQTLIGQQDCGPEAEPDPVCGCDGVTYWNGCVAMYEYGITEFTDGPCSCPDQAVIDPDVLCFTLYDPVCGCDGETYSNSCVAWYMNGVTEWVPGECNNSVNDLDKLSLKVWPNPASDILNIQLNVASAEYQLTDINGRLIQAGNLNAYLNIINVANLAKGMYVLEVRSGAASQVVRVVR